The Gossypium arboreum isolate Shixiya-1 chromosome 4, ASM2569848v2, whole genome shotgun sequence DNA segment TCAATTTAtagttttaattttgttttatttactaTTTTGCCATTAAAtggctatttttttattttcactaCTCATGCCGCCTCAACCATTTCATTTTGGCTTATTTCCTCTTTAAGTCCTCTCTGTTTACCAtttaaaccatttaatcattatttcttttaattaacaagttttgcacctttttcaatttagttttttttaattaattaactattaaaatgttaaaattttctaaagaaactttaatactaccttaatgatactccataaatatttataaaaatatttatggctcagtttatagaatcgaggtctcgatacctcattttctaaaccacttgacctaataaatccttataaaatacaaattactaatttaaaaatctTTCTAAAAccacatttgactcataaatactaaatattaaaatttactaGCTTACTTGTCGGATttggtggtctcgaaccactatttctgacaccattgaaaatcaggctgttacaacatTGGTAGTTGGACTAATATGAAAATCATTGAAGTAATAACACTTGATGATTATGACTTTGTGGTTGGTATAATTTTCCTTGACTGGATTAATATATTTCTTATCCCTTTTACTAATTACATGTGCATTTTAGATTAGTGCCACTAATGTGTGGTACCGATTAAATGTGAGGCAAGTGCGGAAGCTAATGTCTTATTCGTAATACAATTTGCTAATGGGGTGTGTAGAGATGAAGTTTCTTACTTAGAAACTTTGAAGGTTAATGGGTCTCATAAGCCTATTGAGGAGATCCCAAAAGTGGTGGTTCTTTTGTTATAGTTTTTTCGAGATGTGATGTCTGTCGAGTTGCCCAGAAAATTACCTCATAAGAGGGAGGATCACAGGACTGAGTTAATGCCCAATGCCAAATCACCAACCAAGTCCTCATATTGAATTTCACCGCCAAAATTGGAGGAAACTAGAAACAATTGAAGGATATCTTAGATGCTGGGTTCATTAGACCATCTAAAACTCCATATGGTGCACCGATTTTGTTTCAGAAAAAGCTTGATGAGTTTTTGAGATTGTGCATCAACTATCAAGCATTGAACAAGATCATTGTGAAGAACATGTGCCAAATTCCACTCATTgcagatttgtttgatcaacttagTAGTGTAAGGTGGTTTACCAAGTTGGATTTGAGGTCGAGGTACCATCAAGTCAAAGTAGTCAAAGAGGATGAACCAAAGACAACTTGTGCAACGCATTATGATTCGTATAAGTTCTTTGTTATGcattttggattaactaatgttCCAAGGACATTTTTTTACCCTGATGAATAAGGTACTACAACCTTTTTCagagtattttgtgattttttatcTTGATGATATTGTAGTGTACAATAAGTAAATCACTTGAGAAGCATGTGATGCATTTAAGGGAAGTGTTTCAAATCTTGTAACAGAATAAGCGTTATGTTAAAGAGGAAAAATGCTCATTCACATAGCACGAGGCACCTTTCTTATGTAACATTGAGGGAAGTGGTAGAATTTGGTAGGAGCTAAATTCAGGCTATTGTTGATTAACAACTTTCTACTGAAGTAGAAATGAGAAACAAAGCCACCAAGGAAAATGAAAACAGGGACTAACGAAACCCAAGCTAAGAAATGGCCATGTTGATCACCTCTTTGATACCTGACATGGGTTAAAGTCACGACTTTTAATGGATGATCAACTCTCATGGTGAAATTTCAAGTCAATCTAAGAagctaaaattaaaatcaatttcaAGTGGGATGTAGTTTGGGAGGATTGAGTTTTAACTGGTGTTTCAATTCAATGTTTATTTCTGGAGAAACTGCTGGTAATGAAAAAGGTGTGAGTGGGAAAATTCAGGTTAGGGAGAGAGATGTATACACCGACGAAGAAACAACCACGGTGTTGCCTTACATGTGGGAATAAAGGAAGACACACGTTGATAGATCCTACCTTGTTATTTTCTTAAAAGGTCAGGGGTATTATTGGTTTTCCAACATGAAGAGAATGTCAAATTAACGTCTAATCTGAGATGTCGGTCGTGAGCCGTTAATGCAATCCGACGGATGAGAAAGAAACCCTAGTTGAGCCAAAGCTGAGAGTGTGGCTGGCTACTTAAGATAAAGCAGCCTGCTCTCGCCTTCTCTTGTTCTCGCTCAACgctcttttcttttgcttctgGTCAAGCCAATATCAAAAGACTTCCCTTTTAGCTCACAGGTATGAATCCACTTACAACTTATGATTATCTTTcaaatgttattgctttgattcgAAAGAAAAGGTAGTCTGATTTGTTGGTAGCTGAAATATTATATCTGATTTGCTGAAATGGTTCTCATACGATTCATATTTTGTGTGTAGTTTCGATCTGATTCTTTGTTTTTTTGGTTGTGTTTTTAGATTTCATTCATGAAAGTAAGTTTTGAACTCTGGAATTTATTTTTCTGAGAAAATAATTCCTGTGATAACTGGTTTATAGAAGCAAATGCTGCCTAAGGGAAATTTTTTAACGAATAATTAAAATTGTCGAGTATTATTTTCTTAGTTTAGTTTGGCTTCGATGGAAATGTTTGACTAGCTTCATGGGAAAGGATAAGTTAAGATCTAGTGGCTGTAGTTCATTGGAATGAACTCCATATCTATGGAGGAACTGGGCTCGAATCCCAGCGGCCACGTTTTATCAATGTTGGATCTGTTGAATTTAAATGGGGCTTGATTTTCTTTTTCGAAATTGACTTGAACTGTTCTTAGTAAACAATAAAAGTGGGTCTCAGATTCATTGTTTCTTGTCCGCAAGATGTTGGTCTTCTTGTGTGATTTTGACTTGAAATTATGTTTTGAGCTTATTTTATGAATATGTTTCTTCTTGATTTTTAGCTCCTCTCTTGAGTACTATAATGGGTAAGGAGAAGGTTCACATCAACATTGTGGTCATTGGCCATGTCGACTCCGGGAAGTCTACAACCACTGGTCATTTGATCTACAAGCTTGGTGGTATTGACAAGCGTGTGATTGAGAGGTTTGAGAAGGAGGCTGCTGAGATGAACAAAAGGTCATTTAAGTATGCATGGGTGCTTGACAAGCTTAAGGCCGAACGTGAACGTGGTATTACTATCGATATTGCCCTCTGGAAGTTTGAGACTACCAAATACTACTGCACAGTCATTGATGCCCCTGGACACCGTGACTTCATCAAGAACATGATTACTGGTACCTCACAGGCTGACTGCGCTGTTCTCATTATTGACTCGACCACTGGTGGTTTCGAAGCTGGTATCTCAAAGGATGGTCAGACACGTGAGCATGCTTTGCTTGCGTTTACCCTTGGTGTCAAGCAGATGATTTGCTGCTGCAACAAGGTAAGGTTTAGAACGTGTTCGAGTTTATTGTTAGATTGTATTGATGTTCTTTTTATCAATAATTGAATTTCAATTATCATCTTGTACAGATGGATGCAACAACTCCAAAATACTCCAAGGCAAGGTATGATGAAATTGTGAAGGAAGTCTCCTCATATCTTAAGAAAGTTGGTTACAACCCTGACAAGATCCCATTTGTCCCAATCTCTGGATTTGAGGGTGATAACATGATTGAGAGGTCTACCAACCTTGACTGGTACAAGGGTCCCACTCTCCTTGAGGCTCTTGACCAGATCAATGAGCCCAAGAGGCCTTCAGACAAGCCACTCCGGCTCCCACTTCAGGATGTCTACAAGATTGGTGGCATTGGAACTGTCCCTGTTGGTCGTGTTGAGACTGGTGTCCTTAAGCCTGGTATGGTAGTGACCTTTGGCCCCTCTGGTCTGACCACTGAAGTTAAGTCTGTTGAGATGCACCATGAAGCTCTCTCTGAGGCTCTCCCTGGTGACAATGTTGGATTCAACGTCAAGAACGTTGCTGTTAAGGATCTCAAGCGTGGTTTCGTTGCTTCAAACTCTAAGGATGATCCTGCAAAGGAGGCTGCCAGCTTCACCTCTCAGGTCATCATCATGAACCACCCTGGGCAGATTGGAAACGGATATGCCCCAGTCCTTGACTGCCATACCTCCCACATTGCTGTGAAATTTTCCGAATTGCTGACCAAGATCGACAGGCGATCTGGAAAGGAGCTTGAGAAGGAGCCCAAGTTCTTGAAGAATGGTGATGCAGGGATGATAAAGATGGTTCCCACCAAGCCTATGGTTGTGGAGACTTTCTCTGAGTACCCACCCCTTGGTCGGTTTGCTGTCAGGGACATGCGTCAGACTGTGGCTGTTGGTGTCATCAAGAGCGTTGAGAAGAAGGATCCAACCGGTGCTAAGGTCACCAAATCTGCTGCCAAGAAGAAATGAGATTGCATTTGAGATGCCAGGATAGTTTCTAAGTTTTGGTCTTATTTTTTGTCTGGTAGTAATTGTATGGAAATATTTTGACCATTTTTTATATGCTTTATCGTGTATTGTTTTGGTTCCGAAATTTATCAAGAATTGTTCAATTGTCTTGTTTAACTTTTCCTGGTTAATTTTAGATTAAGGTACCgtgttttgaatatatatatatatatttgccgTTGTCTTGATGTCCTTGAGTATAAAATTGTTTTGCAGAACTATTTAGTTGATGGGTTAGCACAAACAAAAAGGAAGAAACAAAAATTAAGATTAAAATAggaaaaggaaaattaagaacACCCAGAAACAAATTGCAATTAAGATGAAAGAaggtaaaatatttatttaatatgcggtttggtttaaatttttaaaaataattaatattatttttacttttcatttaattttgtttatgaattctttaatttcttttatagaatttttagatttaaaaaaaaacacttgAATTATGACTTCATCATTCTCACGGTCTAAAAATACCAATGAATATTTAAGcaacaatcatatatatataataaggtaTACATAaccatatataataatttaagacattattttttaaaataaaatattgaattaaaatatataaaaattataaaataatttaaatttatttataatatcaattataaaattaaatttacacaattataaaacaattttcatatattttaattgatatataaaattaaaactagTAATAATAATGGCAAAATAAGGCCTATaggtctatttttattttaattagggttttaggctaattttaaaattaattagggATATAGGTCGATTTAACCAGATCTTTCTCCTAAGGTTAGGGTTTTTATATTATTAGGGTTAGTGTTTTTGGTTTAGGTTTGTTAGGGTTCAGGATATTTTAAAAGTGTTCAGGGTTTTCGACTGAAACGACGAAAATTGTTAGGTAGTTTTGAGGGGTCAGGGATGTGATAACACGCCTcaatacacatacatttcatatgtcaTGGCGAGATAGGACGATGACCTTAGAGACCCATTGTGAGGAAATTCAGTTTCGGGGTAATAATGTTTGATACAATCAGGGATCGAATTCAATGTGAAGGTCCCAGTCGGTGGTCATGATGTGGTCATGGGTTCGAGTATAACCGAGGGGCCAAGTGGTGGTCATTACGCTGTCAGGAGTTTAAGCTTTTTGGATACCCATAAACAATGCCCTATATATACCACACATAAGATTGATGCCATAATCATATGAAAAAACTCTAAGGACTTCTAATGTAATTAACGtaattttttttctctatttccaaGCAGCCAGTATCTCTAACCTTTCATTCTTGTCCGAAGGCCGATATCGAGGTGGACAAAAGAGGGCTCTCAGGAGGAGAGCGAATGTTCTGGCACAGTAGAGGTCAAACTCGAGTTGTCATGGCAGTAGTTGTAGTTATTAATGGATTGTGTAATAACGACAACTTTCGTTGCTAGCATCACTTTTACTGCACAATAACAGCCACTCCCCACTTGAGAGTCCTCTTACGTCCACGACGATGCCAGCCTTCGAACAAGAATGAAGGTTAAAGTTATCAGTTTCttggaaatggagaaaaaaattaCACTGATTATAACTAGAAGCCTTAGAGTTTTTTAGTATGAATATGCCTTCAAACTTCTGTATGGTATTTATAGGGTATCATTTTTAGGTATTCAAAAAGATTGAGCTAGTGACCGCGTAACGACTGTTAAATTGCTCTTTCGTTATACCCCGATCTATTACCGCATAACGGTCGTCGATTGAGACCTCTACGTTGACTTTCATCCTTAACCATACAAAGAAAAATCACCCCATAACCAACTTCTCTAGGATAGGTTTCGGAGGTAATGATCCCATTTCGGcatgatatatgaaatgtgtgtgGCTCGGAGCATATCGCATGACTGCCGACTCAAGAATACCTCGACCGTAAACCAAATATTTTTAGCAATCGAAATTTTTAAGACCGAGAAATGGTTTATAGTGGAGAAATAGAAAGGATTGGAGAGAAATTATATAAGTGAAGGATGATAAAGCTTGGTATGTGAGAGCCATTTTATTGCAGCATGGAAGGGTCTGTTTTGCAAGGAAAACCTTCAAAGCACACTGGAACATATTCTAAACATGTTGAAGTGTTTAAATCATCCGAATTATTCGAAGCGTCAGGCTTGGAATAGTAAATATGTTAGAGAAAGCCTGCCCAGCCGAGTGGGCTTTTTCTAACATATTTACTATCATTGGGCAGAAAATACCTTTTCAAATGACTATTGTGCACGTTATAAAGCGcaaaatattgataaaaatatataagTTCTGAATGCGTGATGAAAATTATTTACACCGTACACTATGCAACGAATGTGTGCATTCTTAAAAAATTCATAGCACGTATTCTCTTTCTCCCTACataattttcttataaaaatgGTGTAATTTTCATAACATAGACACACATCAAGTTAATATCAAACAAAAGAACATTGCATCACGGGTAAGAGTTGTGTGTATTCATTTGGACAACTCTCTacttattttttacttttattcatccAAACCATGATCGATATTAAAATGAGTCGGCAAGTGAAATCCGTTATATACTACGATGGTCAAATCTATAATACAGAGTTCGATGTGGTGTTTGTAGGAGTGAAGTCCGTAAAATTAACGTTCAATAGTACCATTCAAATGTATGAGATAATGACCAGAATTAAGAAAAGTGTCGAGGGATCAAGCCGGGGAAGAATTACAAGGTTACAATGTAGATTTCTTGCATTTGTTGACCCATATAAGCATGAGCTATTTGATGTGATTAGCAAAACGCATCTCGAGATAGTCATATCATTGGACATCTCAAGCGAaaatgttattattgagttatatcTTGAGTTCGTCAATGTTGATGGATTTGGCCCATCTTCGACCTCCGTCGTGACAAATATGGGTACCAAAGTTCAAGCAAAAAGTCCTACTACATAGTTGTGCAATGGGTTTTCTGGCCTCCTTAAAAGTGGCTATACATATATGGGCAGACACTTACTGGTCTCCGGTATTGATCTAAACTTCGGGGATCAGTACCATCGGGGTATCAACATAACCCAAATCTAGACACTCGGCCTCGACATTCAATCAGTGCATTCGATTTCAACTTCAGCACTAGGTCAATGTTATGGGACAAAAATAGTTATACCGGAAGATCATCGACATACACCGATCATCAACTCGAAGATTATTCTAGTGGGCACATGGGTTACAAGAGAATCAATGACCTATTCCTTTCAATAAGGGTCGACGAGGGTATGCCCAATACCGTGCTTGAAGGTGACAATGAAGGCGCGGACAAAGAAAGGGATGCAGGTGAGGGAGAAGGGGTTGCGAATGTAAACGAGGAAGAGGAGGCAAAACCTGAGCTATTCTGGCAGCACAGTCTAGATGGTTCAGAAATGGCACTATTTTTCAAACCAGATCCAGTTACAATAGAGTCAAAACCTTGTGAGTCTGACGATGACACCTCGGACAATGCTTCGGACCCAGATCAGTGATTTAAGGTATATGAACTTTTGCCCCACATGACGAAAATTGACCTATCGATCGAAGGTGGTTTAATGTTTTCTCTGCTTCTGCACAGAACACCTGGTTATGCAAGCATAATTCGTGATGTACGAGTATTGGAAGTTAGAACATAATACCCCAACAAAGATGTTTTTCTTGCTACACTGAAGCGGTACAACATTAAGAATGACGTGAACTACTACGTCATGAAGTCTCAATCTGAGAAATTTGAAGGAAAGTACGCAATGAAGGACGAGAGGTGTAAGTAAAAAATCATGGCATCTTACTAGAAGAAAATCAGGCTATGGACGATAAAAAAATATCCCAGTCCCTATACGTGTGCTACGATGGGTGCAACTCAGGACCATCCGAGGCTAGACTCAAATATGATTGCTCACATTATTCTACTGATGGTGAAGGCCAGTCCCCAGATAGAAATACCGATGCTTATTGTGAACATACTTAATCAGTACCAATACACTCTAACTTACTACAAGGTATGAGTTGCAAAACAAAAAGCTATGGAAAAATTGTATCATAGTGAGAAGGTTCGTATAACTATCTATGACAATGGTGTCAGGTATTGGATCAATATGTACCAGGTTCTGTAAGCAATCTCAAAACACACCTAAAGTACTGCGACAACCAGATGGTCCTTGAGAAAAGAGTATTCCACCGGTTCTTTTGGACCATTGAGCAATGTAGGGAGGCATTTTAGCATTGTAAGTCTATAGTCCAAATTGACGGCACCTGGTTGTATAAAAGGTATCAACAACGTCTATTGCTTGCCGTTGCTTAGGACGGTAATTAGAAGATTCTACCTATAATGTTCACAATAAATCTCGGAGAAATGACAGATGATTGAGATTTCTTTCTAAGTTGATTGCGCCGTCTCGTTTGCCTGCAGCCCGACATGTGTCATATCAGACAGAGGATCTGGAATACTCTCGGCGATTGATCATCACAAATCCCTACAGAATCGCACTCATCATCAGTACTGCGTACGACATGTAGAATTGAACTACTACCAAAAATATTCTTCGACGACTAAGCAAGATCTAGTCATTGACATGAGTTTGTAGTTCATATTATGTATTCACTACACATCGAATTTTCAATTACGAGGTTATTTTATTGCACTAGCCAATACCTATTTATCGACAGGTTACGAGCTCGTCCAACATGTTTTCCATCAAAAGTTGAACAACTTGAGCACCATTAATGCTTACGGTGTGACATATGTTTTGAATATACCGTTCAATCAGTGGAGGCAACCATACTATGAGGGTCTACGATACAGGTACATGACGTCAAACTTGGCTGAATACATTAATTTGGTATTAAAGGGGACGCGTTATTTTCCAGTAACATCGATTGTCAAAGGGACATACTTTTGACTGACCGCCTTGTTTCCTAAGACGGAGTCAGTGTATGCTGGGCAAATAGAGGGCGATGGTACATTCTGCGATGACGTGATGCAAGAGATTCGGCGAAGTACAATGAGAGAAAACATGATGTATGTAGTGTGCCACTCACGTCGGAACCTCAATTTTCAAGTCACGAAGCATGTTAGACCTGACCAGAAAATGTCAGGTATATCATATCGTGTGAACCTAATGGAAGGAACTTGAGATTGTGGGAGATTCCAAGTATTTCGATTCTCATGCGCATATATAATTACCATGCAAGAACATATAGATTGAGTACACGTCTTACATCAACGATGTCTATCGACTACAATGCATTCGTAGTATGTAGAGTCCTGAATTCCCACCCATCTCAGATGAGAGTATGTGGCTACTTGTGTCTAGCGCTCCATTCAAGCTGGTGCCAAACAATGACCTATGTGGCGTCCCGAAAGGTCGCCCGAGTTTCACCTGGATAAGGAACAATATAGATATTCGGGAGAGGAAATTATACGAGTATTGTAGAAACCCAGGGCATACGAAGTCAATATGTTCTCTGTAAAGGGAAACGTTGGGGCCTCAGCGTGGATAACATTACTTTCAACCAAATTTCATATTCCTTAGTGTTATTTTTataaccaaattttaattttatacgcGTGTGTCATACTAATAGTGTTTGTTGTATTCAAAATAAACTATAAAGGTCAATGTTTTGTTGTGAAATGTCATGACTTTCGATGTACGAAGAgagaataatttttattttacacttttcatgttcatttttcttctctttcttatTTAAATGACAAGGTAAATCTAAAAGATTTCATATTATAAATAATATGTCAATAAAAAAAATCCAACATTTGTTATTTATCGATGAAACATAGATAGTAATAATGACAAATGGTTTGTTTGAACGAACAAcctcaatttttatttatttatgacatATCTatatttactttaaaaaaaagtaaaagaaaaaatacAGTCAATGGTGTCGTCGGGGAGAATGTGTCTCACAAGGTGGTGGACAATGATCGCGTGGATAATTTCTGTGTACAACTAGCTATACCATCGGAGGTGCatccagtgtaacacccctttcTCGTACTCAACGccagaatagagtacgaggcattactgtacTTGAACGCAATCAAACACACAAAAACCAAACTATAAAAATTTGTTCCAATTGAGGTCAttcaaaaatatatttaacatctcttatatgggcctacgagtccCTAAACATACATCGAAAAAGATTTGGGACTAAACTAGGAACTTTcagaaattttacaacacttagaaaattttcatgctttggagagtcacacgcccgtgtgggcaggccgtgtggtcacacacgcccgtgtcctcagcccgtgtaactttttgactatgacgtcatcaaccaaataaggtcacatggccaaggcacacgcccgtgtccttaggccgtgtggcgaattagaTTCTAAAATCAGGTACAGACTTCACATAGCCTGGGCATATGCCCATGTTTTGAAGCCGTGTCTCTCACAGGCCGTGTCTCTTTctgtgtgtttactattgggcattctgttttgcattaattagggtgcagaagacacacggctggatcacaCGGCCAcgaggcaagccgtgtgtcacacacgatctagacacatgcccgtgtgtctacttgtgtaggtgactttaaggctattttccaagccacttGCCACCTTTATTTGGACAAACACCTCTATGGCTGCAATGATACCTTAACACTCATAACATAGCCCATGCATGATAATTTTCCATCACATTATACTTTTTTAAGACTCCCTAATATGACAAATCAAATCTTAccaacatgcatatatgaataagCAATATTATTTAAACTTGTAtacatgcattttcataccatcttATACATACACAAGACATTCATAAACATTCAATCATCAATAACCATAGGCCATATCATAATAGAATTGACACATACATACATAAGACATTCATAAACATTCAATCATCAATAACCATAGGCCATATCATAATAGAATTGGCACATACATACAtggatgaataggtttacaacccaataatcattatgagccatatctcttggccatacacaaaatgagtcaactattattataagtcaacatatttggctagaccaatatgacatataacaaaagacCAAGTGCCTAttcatgccatactcaaaatgttgagactaactatacccaaaagatccaATTGATAGTTTGAACGAGCCTCCGACGtcctttgatccccgagctagcttggcgatactacaAGGAAATGGAAGAGAGAGGAAGTAAGTATAAAGTTTAGTAAGCTTACATGTAATTAATAAGCAATAATAATATGCATTATCGtacacatacataacataacCTAACTCATCTCATTTTCAGTAATCTTTGTAATCATATCCTACCTCATTCAATTTACATAATGTTCAATAGAACTCGAGATCATAATATCTTTATTCTCATCTTACCGAAGTTTTGTCATTTCGTAATCTCAATAACTACAAGCttggcgtacatacctgtaccttttCCATATGATCATACCTCGACAAATCTTTGACAAATTCTTggactacccgttgaaccatttggaatactaaggatactcgggattatcataaatataataagatgccaatgccatgtcccagacgtggtcttacatgggttgatgccatatcccagatatggtcttataagaATTCTCATTTCGAAGccatgtcccaaacgtggtcttacacgaaacctTATGtcaacgccatatcccagatatagtcttacatgataactcatATTGATGCCgattccatatcccagatatggtcttatacgggatctcatCAATCCAATGTCATAATTTTTGTACCTTaagtattcttaaggttcaactggcTTTTATCATCTCAAATCTTTATTGAAAAACATTAATAATATTCACGAGACAGTTATACAATACATATAACATTAAATGCTAAATGCATAATAAAAATTTGTATCGgccacacacaaacttaccttgatacaaaaatATGGACAATTTATTGATTTAGTCCAAGATTTTGCTCTTTCCACGGTCTAGGCCCGGACTCCATTTTTCTTAatatataatagaaaatttcagtTATTTAACCTCATTAttcaaaacagcccataaatcatatttGGGTAAAACTAtagtttttcccctaaacttttacataattacaacttagcccctaagctcgtaaaatgaaatgtagccaatttatttgttacccaagcatagccgattcatattccctcttataataacccacatttttcatcaaatcacatttttaacaccatgTTTTACAAACAAGCCCTTTTAGGTGATTTCATGAAA contains these protein-coding regions:
- the LOC108488997 gene encoding elongation factor 1-alpha-like, with the translated sequence MGKEKVHINIVVIGHVDSGKSTTTGHLIYKLGGIDKRVIERFEKEAAEMNKRSFKYAWVLDKLKAERERGITIDIALWKFETTKYYCTVIDAPGHRDFIKNMITGTSQADCAVLIIDSTTGGFEAGISKDGQTREHALLAFTLGVKQMICCCNKMDATTPKYSKARYDEIVKEVSSYLKKVGYNPDKIPFVPISGFEGDNMIERSTNLDWYKGPTLLEALDQINEPKRPSDKPLRLPLQDVYKIGGIGTVPVGRVETGVLKPGMVVTFGPSGLTTEVKSVEMHHEALSEALPGDNVGFNVKNVAVKDLKRGFVASNSKDDPAKEAASFTSQVIIMNHPGQIGNGYAPVLDCHTSHIAVKFSELLTKIDRRSGKELEKEPKFLKNGDAGMIKMVPTKPMVVETFSEYPPLGRFAVRDMRQTVAVGVIKSVEKKDPTGAKVTKSAAKKK